In Rosa chinensis cultivar Old Blush chromosome 1, RchiOBHm-V2, whole genome shotgun sequence, a genomic segment contains:
- the LOC112168415 gene encoding putative receptor-like protein kinase At3g47110 isoform X1: MGGVLVMKLVLIYSLVLNSMSIFCRSSMQLNHMRIRGNETDRLALLAIKAQIQHDPNQVTSSWNETLHFCLWYGITCSRRRQRVTKLELGSLALGGSISPHIGNLSFLRVIDLLNNSFTHQIPPQLGHLHRLQVLNMLHRGAAKSFMAECEVLRNIRHRNLVKILTACSSIDFGGNDFKALVYEFMDNGSLEEWLHPSTGTGEVTEAPKILSLIQRLNIAIDVASALDYLHNHCETPIVHCDLKPSNVLLDGDLTGHVSDFGLSRFLSEPTMSVSGNQSSSIGIRGSVGYAAPEYGMGSEVSTCGDVYSFGILLLEMFTGKRPTGHMFSDSLNLHNYVKTALPELVSEISESLVLQEGTTNVAEAHRHSRLSVRAQKIEGYLTLILGIGIACSVECPTNRKDISDVASELQSFRRNLLN; this comes from the exons atggggggagttttggttatgaaatTGGTTTTGATATACTCATTAGTTTTAAATTCCATGTCCATTTTCTGTCGTAGCTCCATGCAATTGAACCATATGAGAATCCGAGGGAATGAGACGGATAGGCTGGCATTGCTAGCAATCAAAGCTCAAATACAACATGATCCGAACCAGGTCACAAGCTCATGGAATGAAACCCTTCACTTTTGCCTGTGGTACGGCATCACCTGCAGTCGACGTCgccaaagggtgacaaagctgGAGTTGGGCTCTCTAGCTTTGGGGGGCTCCATATCTCCACACATAGGAAATCTAAGCTTCTTAAGAGTGATTGATCTCCTAAACAATAGCTTCACTCATCAAATCCCTCCTCAACTTGGGCATTTGCATAGATTGCAG GTCCTTAACATGTTACACCGGGGAGCAGCTAAAAGTTTCATGGCCGAATGTGAGGTGTTGAGAAATATCAGACATCGTAATCTGGTCAAGATCTTAACTGCATGTTCAAGTATTGATTTTGGTGGCAATGATTTCAAGGCTCTTGtttacgagttcatggacaACGGGAGCTTGGAAGAGTGGTTGCATCCATCTACTGGAACTGGAGAGGTAACTGAAGCACCCAAAATTTTAAGTCTTATTCAGAGGCTCAACATTGCCATTGATGTTGCTAGTGCATTGGATTATCTTCACAACCATTGTGAAACACCGATCGTTCATTGTGATCTCAAGCCAAGTAATGTTCTCTTAGATGGTGACTTGACTGGACATGTTTCTGACTTTGGGCTTTCAAGGTTTCTCTCAGAACCAACCATGAGTGTTTCCGGAAATCAATCAAGCTCCATTGGAATTAGAGGATCGGTTGGTTATGCTGCACCAG AGTATGGTATGGGAAGTGAGGTATCGACATGCGGGGATGTCTACAGCTTTGGCATTCTCTTGTTAGAAATGTTTACGGGGAAGCGACCCACTGGTCACATGTTCAGTGACAGCTTGAATCTTCATAATTATGTGAAGACAGCTCTCCCTGAACTGGTTTCAGAGATTTCAGAATCACTAGTTCTTCAAGAAGGCACCACCAATGTCGCTGAAGCTCACAGGCACAGCCGATTGAGTGTGAGAGCACAGAAAATTGAAGGGTACTTGACTCTGATACTTGGTATAGGAATTGCATGTTCTGTTGAATGCCCCACAAACAGAAAGGATATCAGTGATGTTGCATCTGAATTGCAATCCTTTAGGCGCAATCTTCTCAACTAG
- the LOC112168415 gene encoding probable LRR receptor-like serine/threonine-protein kinase At3g47570 isoform X2: protein MLHRGAAKSFMAECEVLRNIRHRNLVKILTACSSIDFGGNDFKALVYEFMDNGSLEEWLHPSTGTGEVTEAPKILSLIQRLNIAIDVASALDYLHNHCETPIVHCDLKPSNVLLDGDLTGHVSDFGLSRFLSEPTMSVSGNQSSSIGIRGSVGYAAPEYGMGSEVSTCGDVYSFGILLLEMFTGKRPTGHMFSDSLNLHNYVKTALPELVSEISESLVLQEGTTNVAEAHRHSRLSVRAQKIEGYLTLILGIGIACSVECPTNRKDISDVASELQSFRRNLLN from the exons ATGTTACACCGGGGAGCAGCTAAAAGTTTCATGGCCGAATGTGAGGTGTTGAGAAATATCAGACATCGTAATCTGGTCAAGATCTTAACTGCATGTTCAAGTATTGATTTTGGTGGCAATGATTTCAAGGCTCTTGtttacgagttcatggacaACGGGAGCTTGGAAGAGTGGTTGCATCCATCTACTGGAACTGGAGAGGTAACTGAAGCACCCAAAATTTTAAGTCTTATTCAGAGGCTCAACATTGCCATTGATGTTGCTAGTGCATTGGATTATCTTCACAACCATTGTGAAACACCGATCGTTCATTGTGATCTCAAGCCAAGTAATGTTCTCTTAGATGGTGACTTGACTGGACATGTTTCTGACTTTGGGCTTTCAAGGTTTCTCTCAGAACCAACCATGAGTGTTTCCGGAAATCAATCAAGCTCCATTGGAATTAGAGGATCGGTTGGTTATGCTGCACCAG AGTATGGTATGGGAAGTGAGGTATCGACATGCGGGGATGTCTACAGCTTTGGCATTCTCTTGTTAGAAATGTTTACGGGGAAGCGACCCACTGGTCACATGTTCAGTGACAGCTTGAATCTTCATAATTATGTGAAGACAGCTCTCCCTGAACTGGTTTCAGAGATTTCAGAATCACTAGTTCTTCAAGAAGGCACCACCAATGTCGCTGAAGCTCACAGGCACAGCCGATTGAGTGTGAGAGCACAGAAAATTGAAGGGTACTTGACTCTGATACTTGGTATAGGAATTGCATGTTCTGTTGAATGCCCCACAAACAGAAAGGATATCAGTGATGTTGCATCTGAATTGCAATCCTTTAGGCGCAATCTTCTCAACTAG